One Asterias rubens chromosome 1, eAstRub1.3, whole genome shotgun sequence genomic region harbors:
- the LOC117298773 gene encoding uncharacterized protein LOC117298773: MASHSVYSLYTSARISLIFLAISIRSALAEFCFTDQQGDSIPGFECPGETDDFEDYKCCGSSVDYFCCNFEEYNYYRRDWWSAGKIIGVVLGAICGAVLFIIVVVIICCCYVRDLKKTRNQQAANGPQQMTQVTATTQQTTQHQQVDAQQQRMIARRKQLLYEHVQGYPDLGQQQQQPEPNQDYLRQGSSLHASANPLHYPQSDTGRAPQVQAHQPAAVVRATPPVYHQHQKPMSPPPSYFSHQLPPAAGAYGAPEVAPPPPPSFN; the protein is encoded by the exons ATGGCATCCCACAGTGTTTACTCGTTGTACACCAGCGCAAGAATTTCTCTTATCTTTCTCGCGATCTCCATCCGCAGTG CATTGGCCGAGTTCTGCTTCACGGATCAACAAGGCGACTCCATCCCCGGGTTCGAGTGTCCCGGGGAAACCGACGATTTCGAGGATTATAAATGCTGTGGATCGTCAGTCGACTACTTTTGCTGTAATTTTGAAGAGTATAACTATTATCGGAGAGATTGGTGGAG TGCTGGTAAAATCATCGGTGTTGTGCTTGGTGCAATCTGTGGGGCAGTCCTTTTCATCATCGTGGTTGTGATCATCTGTTGCTGTTACGTCAGAGACTTAAAGAAAACACGCAATCAACAGGCAGCAAATG GCCCGCAACAAATGACCCAAGTCACTGCAACAACCCAACAGACCACTCAGCACCAACAAGTGGACGCCCAACAGCAGCGAATGATCGCGCGTCGGAAACAACTTTTATATGAACACGTTCAGGGTTATCCAGATCTAggtcagcagcagcagcagcccgAACCGAATCAAGACTACCTACGACAGGGTAGTAGTCTCCATGCCAGTGCGAACCCCCTGCACTACCCGCAATCAGACACCGGCCGTGCACCCCAAGTGCAGGCCCATCAACCGGCCGCCGTGGTTAGAGCAACGCCACCGGTTTACCATCAGCACCAGAAACCCATGTCACCTCCTCCTTCGTATTTTTCTCATCAATTGCCCCCTGCTGCTGGCGCCTACGGCGCTCCCGAGGTAGCACCACCACCTCCGCCAAGCTTCAACTAA